One genomic segment of Marinitoga piezophila KA3 includes these proteins:
- the mraY gene encoding phospho-N-acetylmuramoyl-pentapeptide-transferase, whose protein sequence is MEIFYGILILGIEFFLFPIFIGWARRKQFGQYIRPEGPDLHGYKQGTPTAGGIIFVPTVAVLNLVGFLFLRDFVFVYVAIAALLFGLIGFFDDFSSILKKEAMGLTAKRKFMLQLLLSVVLLLFFENAVNGNFFWYVPGSDFILRFNRYFYFFVYVFLFTGFSNATNLTDGLDGLAGGNFIVSAAFTILIAVLKFNAPVYLIFAVVLPVVVFLFFNAKPAQVFMGDTGSLALGGILSAIATYYHIELFLIFTGIVFIVETLSVIIQVSSFKLRGKRVFLMSPIHHHFELKKWPEENITFRFILVGFFFSVVALML, encoded by the coding sequence ATGGAGATTTTTTATGGAATTTTAATACTTGGAATTGAGTTTTTCTTATTTCCAATTTTTATAGGCTGGGCAAGAAGGAAACAATTTGGTCAGTATATCAGACCAGAAGGTCCTGATTTGCATGGTTATAAGCAAGGAACCCCTACTGCAGGGGGTATTATTTTTGTTCCCACTGTTGCTGTTTTGAATTTAGTGGGATTTCTGTTTTTAAGGGATTTTGTTTTTGTTTATGTTGCCATAGCTGCTTTGCTTTTTGGTTTAATAGGTTTTTTTGATGATTTTAGCTCTATTTTGAAGAAGGAGGCTATGGGATTAACTGCAAAGAGGAAGTTTATGCTACAGTTGTTGCTTTCTGTGGTTTTGCTTTTGTTTTTTGAGAATGCTGTTAATGGCAATTTTTTCTGGTATGTTCCGGGAAGCGATTTTATTTTAAGATTTAATAGATATTTTTATTTTTTTGTATATGTTTTTCTTTTTACTGGATTTTCAAATGCAACTAATTTAACCGATGGGCTTGATGGGCTTGCTGGTGGGAATTTTATTGTTTCTGCAGCTTTTACTATTTTAATTGCTGTTTTGAAGTTTAATGCGCCTGTTTATTTGATTTTTGCTGTTGTTTTGCCTGTTGTTGTTTTTTTGTTTTTTAATGCAAAACCGGCGCAGGTGTTTATGGGAGATACTGGTTCTTTAGCGCTTGGAGGGATTTTAAGTGCTATTGCAACTTATTATCATATTGAGTTGTTTTTGATTTTTACTGGAATTGTGTTTATTGTTGAGACGTTGAGTGTTATTATTCAGGTTTCCTCATTTAAATTGAGAGGAAAAAGGGTGTTTTTGATGTCGCCGATTCATCATCATTTTGAGTTGAAGAAGTGGCCGGAGGAGAATATTACTTTCAGGTTTATACTGGTGGGCTTTTTTTTCTCTGTTGTTGCATTAATGTTGTGA